A window from Lytechinus pictus isolate F3 Inbred chromosome 9, Lp3.0, whole genome shotgun sequence encodes these proteins:
- the LOC135155428 gene encoding uncharacterized protein LOC135155428, giving the protein MYEVKDGVIDDGPKDEMMDGAIDDDPKDKVIDGVIDDEPRDEVIDGVIDDDPKIEVIDDGIDVVSMYEVKDGVIDDDPKDEVIDGVIDDGPKDEMMDGAIDDDPKDEVIDGVIDDDPKVEVLDGVIDDDPKNEVLDVVIDDDPNNEVIDGVIDDDPKVEVLDGVIDDDPKVEVIDGVIDAVSMYEVIDGIIDDDPKDEVIDGVIDDEPRDEVIDGIIDVVSVIELVDVIKFVSVIEVVDGIIDVVSVIEVVDAVIEVVSVIDEVDCVIEDVSIIEVADGVIEVDSVIELVDVIKFVSVIEVVDGIIDVVSVIEVVDAVIEVVSVIDEVDCVIEDVSVIEVEDSVIDVVEGIIDDVALIEFVEGVIDVVSVIEVVDGVIDVVSVIEFADDVIDADSEEEETNDIIDDVTVVEDVDVATEVADGVIDVVVAVAVCVKVSVVTMKDDIGVAVDDMLVEVAEDAAAVAVVDDVGIRVVAVVSMLEIRKFR; this is encoded by the coding sequence ATGTATGAAGTAAAAGATGGTGTGATTGATGATGGCCCTAAGGATGAAATGATGGATGGTGCCATTGATGATGACCCCAAGGATAAAGTGATAGATGGTGTCATTGATGATGAACCTAGAGATGAAGTGATAGATGGTGTCATTGATGATGACCCTAAGATTGAAGTAATAGATGATGGGATTGATGTTGTTTCAATGTATGAAGTAAAAGATGGTGTGATTGATGATGACCCCAAGGATGAAGTGATAGATGGTGTCATTGATGATGGCCCTAAGGATGAAATGATGGATGGTGCCATTGATGATGACCCCAAGGATGAAGTGATAGATGGTGTCATTGATGATGACCCTAAGGTTGAAGTACTAGATGGTGTCATTGATGATGACCCCAAGAATGAAGTGCTAGATGTTGTCATTGATGACGACCCCAATAATGAAGTGATAGATGGTGTCATTGATGATGACCCTAAGGTTGAAGTACTAGATGGTGTCATTGATGATGACCCTAAGGTTGAAGTAATAGATGGTGTGATTGATGCTGTTTCAATGTATGAAGTGATAGATGGTATCATTGATGATGACCCCAAGGATGAAGTGATAGATGGTGTCATTGATGATGAACCTAGAGATGAAGTGATAGATGGTATCATTGATGTTGTTTCAGTTATTGAACTTGTAGATGTCATTAAATTTGTTTCAGTCATTGAGGTTGTAGATGGTATTATTGATGTTGTCTCAGTAATTGAAGTAGTAGATGCTGTCATTGAAGTTGTCTCAGTAATTGACGAAGTAGATTGTGTCATTGAAGATGTTTCAATCATTGAAGTTGCAGATGGTGTCATTGAAGTTGATTCAGTTATTGAACTTGTAGATGTCATTAAATTTGTTTCAGTCATTGAGGTTGTAGATGGTATTATTGATGTTGTCTCAGTAATTGAAGTAGTAGATGCTGTCATTGAAGTTGTCTCAGTAATTGACGAAGTAGATTGTGTCATTGAAGATGTTTCAGTAATTGAAGTTGAAGATAGTGTCATTGACGTTGTTGAAGGTATTATAGACGATGTTGCACTAATTGAATTTGTAGAAGGTGTTATAGACGTTGTCTCAGTCATTGAAGTTGTAGATGGTGTGATTGATGTTGTATCAGTGATTGAATTTGCAGACGATGTTATCGATGCTGATTCAGAGGAGGAGGAAACAAATGACATCATTGATGATGTCACTGTAGTCGAAGATGTAGATGTTGCTACTGAGGTGGCAGACGGTGTCATTGATGTCGTGGTTGCCGTAGCAGTTTGCGTTAAAGTATCGGTTGTCACCATGAAAGATGATATTGGCGTAGCAGTTGATGATATGCTAGTTGAGGTCGCTGAAGATGCTGCAGCTGTCGCTGTGGTAGATGACGTTGGCATTAGGGTTGTTGCCGTAGTTTCTATGTTGGAAATCCGAAAATTCAGGTAA
- the LOC135155425 gene encoding mucin-2-like has product MTASTTSITETTSIIPSTTSMTETNLMTSTSSITETTSMIPSITSSLGSSSMTPSITSSLGSSSMIPSITSYIETASITPSITSTLGSSSMTPSSTSTLGSSSMTPSITSLLGSSSMTTSSTSFLGSSSMTPSITSSLESSSMTPSIYSSLGSSSMTPSSTSTLGSSSMTPSITSFLGSSSMTTITDTTSITPSTTSMTETTSITPSTNSISATSSIIPSTTSILTSTSITETSSMTQSTSSITETTSMTASTTSITETTSIIPSTTSMTETNLMTSTSSITESTSMTPSATSMTETSSMTQSTSSITETTSMTASTTSITETTSIIPSTTSMTETNLMTSTSSITETTSMIPSITSSLGSSSMTPSITSSLGSSSMIPSITSYIETASITPSITSTLGSSSMTPSSTSTLGSSSMTPSITSLLGSSSMTTSSTSFLGSSSMTPSITSSLESSSMTPSISSSLGSSSMTPSSTSTLGSSSMTPSITSFLGSSSMTTITDTTSITPSTTSMTETTSITPSTNSISATSSIIPSTTSISTSTSITETSSMTQSTSSITETTSMTASTTSITETTSIIPSTTSMTETNLMTSTSSITESTSMTPSATSMTETSSMTQSTSSITETTSMTASTTSITETTSIIPSTTSMTETNLMTSTSSITETTSMIPSITSSLGSSSMTPSITSSLGSSSMIPSITSYIETASITPSITSTLGSSSMTPSSTSTLGSSSMTPSITSLLGSSSMTTSSTSFFGSSSMTPSITSSLESSSMTPSISSSLGSSSMTPSSTSTLGSSSMTPSITSFLGSSSMTTITDTTSITPSTTSMTETTSITPSTNSISATSSIIPSTTSISTSTSITETSSMTQSTSSITETTSMTASTTSITETTSIIPSTTSMTETNLMTSTSSITESTSMTPSATSMTETSSMTQSTSSITETTSMTASTTSITETTSIIPSTTSMTETNLMTSTSSITETTSMIPSITSSLGSSSMTTSSTSFLGSSSMTPSITSSLESSSMTPSISSSLGSSSMTPSSTSTLGSSSMTPSITSFLGSSSMTTITDTTSITPSTTSMTETTSITPSTNSISATSSIIPSTTSISTSTSITETSSMTQSTSSITETTSMTASTTSITETTSIIPSTTSMTETNLMTSTSSITESTSMTPSATSMTETSSMTQSTSSITETTSMTASTTSITETTSIIPSTTSMTETNLMTSTSSITETTSMIPSITSSLGSSSMTPSITSSLGSSSMIPSITSYIETASITPSITSTLGSSSMTPSSTSTLGSSSMTPSITSLLGSSSMTTSSTSFLGSSSMTPSSTSTLGSSSMTPSITSSLGSSSMAPSIISSLGPSSMTSSITSSLGSSSITPSFTSYIETTSIPPSITSILGSSSMTPSITSTLGSSSMTPSITSSLGSSSMTPSITSSLGPSSMTPSITSSLESSSITPSFTSYIETTSIPPSITSILGSSSMTPSITLSLGSSSMIPSITSYTETTSMTPSITSSLGSSSMIPSITSSLGSSSMTPSFTSYIETTSIPSSITSSLGSSSMTQSVISSQVSSSMITSYIETTSMTPYITSTLGSSSMTPSTTSS; this is encoded by the coding sequence ATGACAGCATCTACTACTTCAATTACTGAGACAACATCAATAATACCATCTACAACCTCAATGACTGAAACAAATTTAATGACATCTACAAGTTCAATAACTGAAACAACATCAATGATACCATCTATCACTTCATCTCTAGGTTCATCATCAATGACACCATCTATCACTTCATCCTTGGGGTCATCATCAATGATACCATCTATCACTTCATACATTGAAACAGCATCAATCACACCATCTATTACTTCAACCTTAGGGTCATCATCAATGACACCATCTAGTACTTCAACCTTAGGGTCATCATCAATGACACCATCTATCACTTCATTATTGGGGTCGTCATCAATGACAACATCTAGCACTTCATTCTTGGGGTCATCATCAATGACACCATCGATCACTTCATCCTTAGAGTCATCTTCAATGACACCATCTATCTACTCATCTCTAGGGTCATCATCAATGACACCATCTAGTACGTCAACCTTAGGGTCATCATCAATGACACCATCTATCACTTCATTCTTGGGGTCGTCATCAATGACAACAATCACTGATACAACATCAATCACACCATCTACAACTTCAATGACTGAGACAACGTCTATAACACCTTCTACAAATTCAATTAGTGCAACATCGTCTATAATACCTTCAACAACTTCAATTTTAACTTCAACTTCAATTACTGAAACATCTTCAATGACACAATCTACTTCGTCAATTACTGAGACAACTTCAATGACAGCATCTACTACTTCAATTACTGAGACAACATCAATAATACCATCTACAACCTCAATGACTGAAACAAATTTAATGACATCTACAAGTTCAATAACTGAATCAACTTCAATGACACCATCTGCAACTTCAATGACTGAAACATCTTCAATGACACAATCTACTTCGTCAATTACTGAGACAACTTCAATGACAGCATCTACTACTTCAATTACTGAGACAACATCAATAATACCATCTACAACCTCAATGACTGAAACAAATTTAATGACATCTACAAGTTCAATAACTGAAACAACATCAATGATACCATCTATCACTTCATCTCTAGGTTCATCATCAATGACACCATCTATCACTTCATCCTTGGGGTCATCATCAATGATACCATCTATCACTTCATACATTGAAACAGCATCAATCACACCATCTATTACTTCAACCTTAGGGTCATCATCAATGACACCATCTAGTACTTCAACCTTAGGGTCATCATCAATGACACCATCTATCACTTCATTATTGGGGTCGTCATCAATGACAACATCTAGCACTTCATTCTTGGGGTCATCATCAATGACACCATCGATCACTTCATCATTAGAGTCATCTTCAATGACACCATCTATCTCCTCATCTCTAGGGTCATCATCAATGACACCATCTAGTACGTCAACCTTAGGGTCATCATCAATGACACCATCTATCACTTCATTCTTGGGGTCGTCATCAATGACAACAATCACTGATACAACATCAATCACACCATCTACAACTTCAATGACTGAGACAACGTCTATAACACCTTCTACAAATTCAATTAGTGCAACATCGTCTATAATACCTTCAACAACTTCAATTTCAACTTCAACTTCAATTACTGAAACATCTTCAATGACACAATCTACTTCGTCAATTACTGAGACAACTTCAATGACAGCATCTACTACTTCAATTACTGAGACAACATCAATAATACCATCTACAACCTCAATGACTGAAACAAATTTAATGACATCTACAAGTTCAATAACTGAATCAACTTCAATGACACCATCTGCAACTTCAATGACTGAAACATCTTCAATGACACAATCTACTTCGTCAATTACTGAGACAACTTCAATGACAGCATCTACTACTTCAATTACTGAGACAACATCAATAATACCATCTACAACCTCAATGACTGAAACAAATTTAATGACATCTACAAGTTCAATAACTGAAACAACATCAATGATACCATCTATCACTTCATCTCTAGGTTCATCATCAATGACACCATCTATCACTTCATCCTTGGGGTCATCATCAATGATACCATCTATCACTTCATACATTGAAACAGCATCAATCACACCATCTATTACTTCAACCTTAGGGTCATCATCAATGACACCATCTAGTACTTCAACCTTAGGGTCATCATCAATGACACCATCTATCACTTCATTATTGGGGTCGTCATCAATGACAACATCTAGCACTTCATTCTTCGGGTCATCATCAATGACACCATCGATCACTTCATCCTTAGAGTCATCTTCAATGACACCATCTATCTCCTCATCTCTAGGGTCATCATCAATGACACCATCTAGTACGTCAACCTTAGGGTCATCATCAATGACACCATCTATCACTTCATTCTTGGGGTCGTCATCAATGACAACAATCACTGATACAACATCAATCACACCATCTACAACTTCAATGACTGAGACAACGTCTATAACACCTTCTACAAATTCAATTAGTGCAACATCGTCTATAATACCTTCAACAACTTCAATTTCAACTTCAACTTCAATTACTGAAACATCTTCAATGACACAATCTACTTCGTCAATTACTGAGACAACTTCAATGACAGCATCTACTACTTCAATTACTGAGACAACATCAATAATACCATCTACAACCTCAATGACTGAAACAAATTTAATGACATCTACAAGTTCAATAACTGAATCAACTTCAATGACACCATCTGCAACTTCAATGACTGAAACATCTTCAATGACACAATCTACTTCGTCAATTACTGAGACAACTTCAATGACAGCATCTACTACTTCAATTACTGAGACAACATCAATAATACCATCTACAACCTCAATGACTGAAACAAATTTAATGACATCTACAAGTTCAATAACTGAAACAACATCAATGATACCATCTATCACTTCATCTCTAGGTTCATCATCAATGACAACATCTAGCACTTCATTCTTGGGGTCATCATCAATGACACCATCGATCACTTCATCCTTAGAGTCATCTTCAATGACACCATCTATCTCCTCATCTCTAGGGTCATCATCAATGACACCATCTAGTACGTCAACCTTAGGGTCATCATCAATGACACCATCTATCACTTCATTCTTGGGGTCGTCATCAATGACAACAATCACTGATACAACATCAATCACACCATCTACAACTTCAATGACTGAGACAACGTCTATAACACCTTCTACAAATTCAATTAGTGCAACATCGTCTATAATACCTTCAACAACTTCAATTTCAACTTCAACTTCAATTACTGAAACATCTTCAATGACACAATCTACTTCGTCAATTACTGAGACAACTTCAATGACAGCATCTACTACTTCAATTACTGAGACAACATCAATAATACCATCTACAACCTCAATGACTGAAACAAATTTAATGACATCTACAAGTTCAATAACTGAATCAACTTCAATGACACCATCTGCAACTTCAATGACTGAAACATCTTCAATGACACAATCTACTTCGTCAATTACTGAGACAACTTCAATGACAGCATCTACTACTTCAATTACTGAGACAACATCAATAATACCATCTACAACCTCAATGACTGAAACAAATTTAATGACATCTACAAGTTCAATAACTGAAACAACATCAATGATACCATCTATCACTTCATCTCTAGGTTCATCATCAATGACACCATCTATCACTTCATCCTTGGGGTCATCATCAATGATACCATCTATCACTTCATACATTGAAACAGCATCAATCACACCATCTATTACTTCAACCTTAGGGTCATCATCAATGACACCATCTAGTACTTCAACCTTAGGGTCATCATCAATGACACCATCTATCACTTCATTATTGGGGTCGTCATCAATGACAACATCTAGCACTTCATTCTTGGGGTCATCATCAATGACACCATCTAGTACTTCAACCTTAGGGTCATCATCAATGACACCATCTATCACTTCATCCTTGGGGTCATCATCAATGGCACCATCCATCATTTCATCCTTAGGGCCATCATCAATGACATCATCTATCACTTCATCCTTGGGGTCATCATCAATCACACCATCTTTTACTTCATACATTGAAACAACATCAATCCCACCATCTATTACTTCAATCTTAGGGTCATCATCAATGACACCATCTATCACTTCAACCTTAGGGTCATCATCAATGACACCATCTATCACTTCATCCTTGGGGTCATCATCAATGACACCATCTATCACTTCATCCTTAGGGCCATCATCAATGACACCGTCTATCACTTCATCCTTGGAGTCATCATCAATCACACCATCTTTTACTTCATACATTGAAACAACATCAATCCCACCATCTATTACTTCAATCTTAGGGTCATCATCAATGACACCATCTATCACTTTATCCTTAGGGTCATCATCAATGATACCATCTATCACTTCATACACTGAAACAACATCAATGACACCATCTATCACTTCATCCTTAGGGTCATCATCAATGATACCATCTATCACTTCATCCTTAGGGTCATCATCAATGACCCCATCTTTTACTTCATACATTGAAACAACATCGATCCCATCATCTATTACCTCATCCTTGGGATCATCATCAATGACACAATCTGTTATTTCATCTCAAGTGTCATCCTCAATGATCACTTCATACATTGAAACAACATCAATGACACCATATATTACTTCAACCTTAGGGTCATCATCAATGACACCATCTACCACTTCATCC
- the LOC135155426 gene encoding mucin-2-like, with the protein MTETNLMTSTSSITETTSMIPSITSSLGSSSMTTSSTSFLGSSSMTPSITSSLESSSMTPSISSSLGSSSMTPSSTSTLGSSSMTPSITSFLGSSSMTTITDTTSITPSTTSMTETTSITPSTNSISATSSIIPSTTSISTSTSITETSSMTQSTSSITETTSMTASTTSITETTSIIPSTTSMTETNLMTSTSSITESTSMTPSATSMTETSSMTQSITSSLGSSSMIPSITSYIETASITPSTTSITETTSIIPSTTSMTETNLMTSTSSITETTSMIPSITSSLGSSSMTTSSTSFLGSSSMTPSITSSLESSSMTPSISSSLGSSSMTPSSTSTLGSSSMTSSITSFLGSSSMTTITDTTSITPSTTSMTETTSITPSTNSISATSSIIPSTTSISTSTSITETSSMTQSTSSITETTSMTASTTSITETTSIIPSTTSMTETNLMTSTSSITESTSMTPSATSMTETSSMTQSITSSLGSSSMIPSITSYIETASITPSTTSITETTSIIPSTTSMTETNLMTSTSSITETTSMIPSITSSLGSSSMTPSITSSLGSSSMIPSITSYIETASITPSITSTLGSSSMTPSSTSTLGSSSMTPSITSLLGSSSMTTSSTSFLGSSSMTPSITSSLESSSMTPSISSSLGSSSMTPSITSFLGSSSMTTITDTTSITPSTTSMTETTSITPSTNSISATSSIIPSTTSISTSTSITETSSMTQSTSSITETTSMTASTTSITETTSIIPSTTSMTE; encoded by the coding sequence ATGACTGAAACAAATTTAATGACATCTACAAGTTCAATAACTGAAACAACATCAATGATACCATCTATCACTTCATCTCTAGGTTCATCATCAATGACAACATCTAGCACTTCATTCTTGGGGTCATCATCAATGACACCATCGATCACTTCATCCTTAGAGTCATCTTCAATGACACCATCTATCTCCTCATCTCTAGGGTCATCATCAATGACACCATCTAGTACGTCAACCTTAGGGTCATCATCAATGACACCATCTATCACTTCATTCTTGGGGTCGTCATCAATGACAACAATCACTGATACAACATCAATCACACCATCTACAACTTCAATGACTGAGACAACGTCTATAACACCTTCTACAAATTCAATTAGTGCAACATCGTCTATAATACCTTCAACAACTTCAATTTCAACTTCAACTTCAATTACTGAAACATCTTCAATGACACAATCTACTTCGTCAATTACTGAGACAACTTCAATGACAGCATCTACTACTTCAATTACTGAGACAACATCAATAATACCATCTACAACCTCAATGACTGAAACAAATTTAATGACATCTACAAGTTCAATAACTGAATCAACTTCAATGACACCATCTGCAACTTCAATGACTGAAACATCTTCAATGACACAATCTATCACTTCATCCTTGGGGTCATCATCAATGATACCATCTATCACTTCATACATTGAAACAGCATCAATCACACCATCTACTACTTCAATTACTGAGACAACATCAATAATACCATCTACAACCTCAATGACTGAAACAAATTTAATGACATCTACAAGTTCAATAACTGAAACAACATCAATGATACCATCTATCACTTCATCTCTAGGTTCATCATCAATGACAACATCTAGCACTTCATTCTTGGGGTCATCATCAATGACACCATCGATCACTTCATCCTTAGAGTCATCTTCAATGACACCATCTATCTCCTCATCTCTAGGGTCATCATCAATGACACCATCTAGTACGTCAACCTTAGGGTCATCATCAATGACATCATCTATCACTTCATTCTTGGGGTCGTCATCAATGACAACAATCACTGATACAACATCAATCACACCATCTACAACTTCAATGACTGAGACAACGTCTATAACACCTTCTACAAATTCAATTAGTGCAACATCGTCTATAATACCTTCAACAACTTCAATTTCAACTTCAACTTCAATTACTGAAACATCTTCAATGACACAATCTACTTCGTCAATTACTGAGACAACTTCAATGACAGCATCTACTACTTCAATTACTGAGACAACATCAATAATACCATCTACAACCTCAATGACTGAAACAAATTTAATGACATCTACAAGTTCAATAACTGAATCAACTTCAATGACACCATCTGCAACTTCAATGACTGAAACATCTTCAATGACACAATCTATCACTTCATCCTTGGGGTCATCATCAATGATACCATCTATCACTTCATACATTGAAACAGCATCAATCACACCATCTACTACTTCAATTACTGAGACAACATCAATAATACCATCTACAACCTCAATGACTGAAACAAATTTAATGACATCTACAAGTTCAATAACTGAAACAACATCAATGATACCATCTATCACTTCATCTCTAGGTTCATCATCAATGACACCATCTATCACTTCATCCTTGGGGTCATCATCAATGATACCATCTATCACTTCATACATTGAAACAGCATCAATCACACCATCTATTACTTCAACCTTAGGGTCATCATCAATGACACCATCTAGTACTTCAACCTTAGGGTCATCATCAATGACACCATCTATCACTTCATTATTGGGGTCGTCATCAATGACAACATCTAGCACTTCATTCTTGGGGTCATCATCAATGACACCATCGATCACTTCATCCTTAGAGTCATCTTCAATGACACCATCTATCTCCTCATCTCTAGGGTCATCATCAATGACACCATCTATCACTTCATTCTTGGGGTCGTCATCAATGACAACAATCACTGATACAACATCAATCACACCATCTACAACTTCAATGACTGAGACAACGTCTATAACACCTTCTACAAATTCAATTAGTGCAACATCGTCTATAATACCTTCAACAACTTCAATTTCAACTTCAACTTCAATTACTGAAACATCTTCAATGACACAATCTACTTCGTCAATTACTGAGACAACTTCAATGACAGCATCTACTACTTCAATTACTGAGACAACATCAATAATACCATCTACAACCTCAATGACTGAA
- the LOC135155427 gene encoding mucin-2-like produces MPSITSSLGSSSMTPSITSSLGSSSMTPSITSSLESSSMTPSISSSLGSSSMTPSSTSTLGSSSMTPSITSFLGSSSMTTITDTTSITPSTTSMTETTSITPSTNSISATSSIIPSTTSISTSTSITETSSMTASTTSITETTSIIPSTTSMTETNLMTSTSSITESTSMTPSSTSMTETSSMTQSTSSITETTSMTASTTSITETTSIIPSTTSMTETNLMTSTSSITETTSMIPSITSSLGSSSMTPSITSSLGSSSMIPSITSYIETASITPSITSTLGSSSMTPSSTSTLGSSSMTPSITSLLGSSSMTTSSTSFLGSSSMTPSITSSLESSSMTPSISSSLGSSSMTPSITSFLGSSSMTTITDTTSITPSTTSMTETTSITPSTNSISATSSIIPSTTSISTSTSITETSSMTQSTSSITETTSMTASTTSITETTSIIPSTTSMTETNLMTSTSSITESTSMTPSATSMTETSSMTQSTSFIINDTIYHFILGVIINDTIYHFIH; encoded by the exons ATGCCATCTATCACCTCATCCTTGGGGTCATCATCAATGACACCATCTATCACTTCATCCTTAGGGTCATCATCAATGACACCATCGATCACTTCATCCTTAGAGTCATCTTCAATGACACCATCTATCTCCTCATCTCTAGGGTCATCATCAATGACACCATCTAGTACGTCAACCTTAGGGTCATCATCAATGACACCATCTATCACTTCATTCTTGGGGTCGTCATCAATGACAACAATCACTGATACAACATCAATCACACCATCTACAACTTCAATGACTGAGACAACGTCTATAACACCTTCTACAAATTCAATTAGTGCAACATCGTCTATAATACCTTCAACAACTTCAATTTCAACTTCAACTTCAATTACTGAAACATCTTCAATGACAGCATCTACTACTTCAATTACTGAGACAACATCAATAATACCATCTACAACCTCAATGACTGAAACAAATTTAATGACATCTACAAGTTCAATAACTGAATCAACTTCAATGACACCATCTTCAACTTCAATGACTGAAACATCTTCAATGACACAATCTACTTCGTCAATTACTGAGACAACTTCAATGACAGCATCTACTACTTCAATTACTGAGACAACATCAATAATACCATCTACAACCTCAATGACTGAAACAAATTTAATGACATCTACAAGTTCAATAACTGAAACAACATCAATGATACCATCTATCACTTCATCTCTAGGTTCATCATCAATGACACCATCTATCACTTCATCCTTGGGGTCATCATCAATGATACCATCTATCACTTCATACATTGAAACAGCATCAATCACACCATCTATTACTTCAACCTTAGGGTCATCATCAATGACACCATCTAGTACTTCAACCTTAGGGTCATCATCAATGACACCATCTATCACTTCATTATTGGGGTCGTCATCAATGACAACATCTAGCACTTCATTCTTGGGGTCATCATCAATGACACCATCGATCACTTCATCCTTAGAGTCATCTTCAATGACACCATCTATCTCCTCATCTCTAGGGTCATCATCAATGACACCATCTATCACTTCATTCTTGGGGTCGTCATCAATGACAACAATCACTGATACAACATCAATCACACCATCTACAACTTCAATGACTGAGACAACGTCTATAACACCTTCTACAAATTCAATTAGTGCAACATCGTCTATAATACCTTCAACAACTTCAATTTCAACTTCAACTTCAATTACTGAAACATCTTCAATGACACAATCTACTTCGTCAATTACTGAGACAACTTCAATGACAGCATCTACTACTTCAATTACTGAGACAACATCAATAATACCATCTACAACCTCAATGACTGAAACAAATTTAATGACATCTACAAGTTCAATAACTGAATCAACTTCAATGACACCATCTGCAACTTCAATGACTGAAACATCTTCAATGACACAATCTACTTC GTTCATCATCAATGACACCATCTATCACTTCATCCTTGGGGTCATCATCAATGATACCATCTATCACTTCATACATTGA